Part of the Pseudomonas lijiangensis genome is shown below.
CCAAAACCCTGCCCGGAATCAGGGACTCTTGGCAGGTGCCTGAGGCCGAAATCTTCAATGGGACGCCAGGCCGTGCGATGGGTGTTGGCGTGGAACTGACGGTCGAACAGTGCCTGCCAGTCGATCACCAGTGGGCCGGTGATTTCCACCATCACTTCATGCCACTGGCTGGCGGTCTGTTCCGGCTCCCAGAACTCATCCGTGACGCCCGTACCGCCTACCACCGCCAACGCTTTATCCACCACCAGCACCTTGCGATGGTCACGATAGAAGTTGCGGATCCCCCGCCGCCAATGGATGGGGTTGTAGAAGCGCAGGATCACACCGGCATCGATCAGTTGCCTGCGCAAACCGGCGTCGAAAGCCTTGGAACCGAAGTCGTCAAACAGGCAGCGCACGATCACACCGCGCCGTGCGGCATTGGCCAGGGCTTGAACGATGGCATCGGCGCAGGCTCCCGCTTCCACCAGATACAACTCCAGATCGACCTGCTGCTCGGCACGGTCGATGGCGGCGATCATGCGCGGGAAGAACGTCGGGCCATCAATCAGCAGTTGAAAGTGATTGTCCGGGCGCCATGGAAAGATCGCTCCCGCCACGTCAGCGTGCCTGGAAGATCAAGACAGCGGTAGCGGGAGTGGCGCGGGCCAGCAGCTTGGGCATGAAAACTCCGAATGCTCATTCGAGGACAACCTTATCCGCCTGTCAGACCGCTGGCAAACCACTCGGTTCGTCTGTCAGGGTTCCTCAGGCAGCAAACGGCATCCTTGGCGCGAGCCCTGCCATGCTGCAACGCTGCTGCGCCCCAGGCCGCTGGCACTGACCGACCTGGCGACAGGGTCGTCCGTCAGGATGGCGGGAATGTATTGCTTCACGTAACTGCGGCAGTACTCGGCAGGGTTGTTCATCACATAACGGCACGAACAATACTCCTTGGCCGTGTAGGCACTGATGATGGTGGGGAACGCCTGCAAGGCGACACGGTACTGCCAGGCCAGCACGGCGACCACGACGAGGACCAGCAAGAGCAGGCTGGAAAAAGGACGACGCAGGATAAACATTCGGCGTGCGCTCATTGCCCGCTCTCCTTGCCGAAGGCTGCTCGCAGCAGTTTGAGCATCCGGTTGTGGTCATAGCTGCCGTCGCGGTCATCGGCGTAGCGCACGATCACCAGCCCTTCACTAGGAATCACGTACAGCGCCTGTCCCCAATGACCGAGGGCCGCGAAGGTATCCGGCGGTGCATCGGGCCACGGGCCTGCGCCGCCGTCATGGGTGCGATTGAGCCACCAATGCCCGCCTGGCACTTCAGCACTGGCCAGCACGTTTTCACCCTTGAAGGGCTTCAAGACGAAATCCACCCATGCCGAGGGCAATAACTGTTTCTGTTGCCAGCGCCCGCCACGCTGCATCAACAGGCCGATACGCGCCAGATCACGTGCAGTCATGTAGGTGTAGGAAGACCCGACGAAGGTGCCGCTGCCATCGGTTTCCCATACGGCACTGCCAATGCCCAGCGGATCGAACAGCGCGGTCCATGGGTAATCCTTGTAAGCCTGTTCGCCCACCATGCCTTTGAGTGCAGCCGACAGAACATTGCTGTCGCCGCTGGAATACCGGTAAGACGTGCCCGCCACGCTGGCAACGCCATGGCTGGCGGTGAAGTGAGCCATGTCATCACGACCGCGGGTATAGAGCATGGCTACGACCGACGAGTTGAGCGGCGCGTATTCATAGTCTTCCTGCCAGTCGAGGCCCGAGGCCCAATGCAGGAGATCCTCGAGGGTGATGTCCGGATGCGCCTTGAACGGGCTGTAGAACTTCGCGACAGGATCATTCAATTGAAAACGCCCTTCGCCGAATGCCACACCCAGCACCGTGGCCAACACGCTCTTGCTGATCGACCAGGTCAGGTGCGGTGTCTGGGCCGTGGTGACTCCGGCATAGCGTTCATAAACGACGCGACCGTCGCGAATCACCAGCAAGGCATCACTGCGAATGCCTGCGCGGGTCGTATCGTCGCGAGGCGGAAAAGCGTAGCCCTCAAGCGCCTTGAGAGCGGTTGTCGGCCTGGCAGGCTCAACGCTCCATTGCTCATTCGGCCAGTCTTCGGCAAGGGCCGGGAAGACATTCAGGCTCAGCAAACACAACAGGCACAAGCGAACAAAACGACGGGCCATGGCCAGAGTCTCTGG
Proteins encoded:
- a CDS encoding phospholipase D-like domain-containing protein, whose translation is MAGAIFPWRPDNHFQLLIDGPTFFPRMIAAIDRAEQQVDLELYLVEAGACADAIVQALANAARRGVIVRCLFDDFGSKAFDAGLRRQLIDAGVILRFYNPIHWRRGIRNFYRDHRKVLVVDKALAVVGGTGVTDEFWEPEQTASQWHEVMVEITGPLVIDWQALFDRQFHANTHRTAWRPIEDFGLRHLPRVPDSGQGFGRVAYADARQHRDIVQSLVRALNSGQKRIWLATPYFLPTWKVRRSLRKAALRGVDVRLLLTGPRTDHPSVRYAGHRYYPRLLRAGVKIFEYRPRFLHLKMVLIDDWVSIGSCNFDHWNLRFNLEANLEAIDPSLTRDVVASFEKDFALSANITLADWKARPLWRRVKQRLWGWIDRLVVNLLDRRG
- a CDS encoding amidase encodes the protein MSARRMFILRRPFSSLLLLVLVVVAVLAWQYRVALQAFPTIISAYTAKEYCSCRYVMNNPAEYCRSYVKQYIPAILTDDPVARSVSASGLGRSSVAAWQGSRQGCRLLPEEP
- a CDS encoding serine hydrolase domain-containing protein; protein product: MARRFVRLCLLCLLSLNVFPALAEDWPNEQWSVEPARPTTALKALEGYAFPPRDDTTRAGIRSDALLVIRDGRVVYERYAGVTTAQTPHLTWSISKSVLATVLGVAFGEGRFQLNDPVAKFYSPFKAHPDITLEDLLHWASGLDWQEDYEYAPLNSSVVAMLYTRGRDDMAHFTASHGVASVAGTSYRYSSGDSNVLSAALKGMVGEQAYKDYPWTALFDPLGIGSAVWETDGSGTFVGSSYTYMTARDLARIGLLMQRGGRWQQKQLLPSAWVDFVLKPFKGENVLASAEVPGGHWWLNRTHDGGAGPWPDAPPDTFAALGHWGQALYVIPSEGLVIVRYADDRDGSYDHNRMLKLLRAAFGKESGQ